DNA sequence from the Methanofollis formosanus genome:
CCTACATCCCGCTCTGGCTCTCCAACGCCGCCAGCGCCATGGAAGCCGTCGAGGCGGAGACGCCGCGGCCCGAGGACGCCGAAGGGATGAAGAAGTGGCGGCGGCTGGTCGAAGAGGAGAATGTCCGCCTCCAGCTTGAAAATCTCAGGACCTACCCGATCGTGCGGGAAGCCGAGAGAGAGGAGAAAGTCACCCTTCACGGCCTTTACTTCGACCTCGAAACCGGCGTGCTGGAAAAAATCGCGTGAGCCGGTCGGGATACGACCATCCCGGTTAGCGATCCAGAACGCGTCTCCGGGCCGGGATCGCACCCGGCGCCGATCTTTTTTGAAGCGTGGAGAGAGTCCCATGCCGGTGCGGATCCCCAACGACCGAGACGGGAAAGCACTCCCCCAGTTATCCTGACGCCGGGTGCTCGCGACGGCGCGCACGACCCTCTTCTGGAGAGATGCCGCCGATTATTCTGATCGACGTTGATAATTTTCAATGAGAATGAAAGGCCCTATACAATCCTCCAGATCCTTTTCGGGCAATTGATCTGACTGATCCTTACCGTTGACGAGGAGTTCCTCGGCTTTCGGCTCTACAGAAATCATCGTGATGATCCTCTTCGGCGGAGGGCTGGCCGCTCGAAGACCCGCCGGCCTTCTCATGTTCGCTCCGCTCACACTCGAAAATCAAAGATTTTTTCGACTCCCTTCAGTCGTCTCCCCGATCCCCCCGCGCGAAGATAGGCGGGGGATGGCAGTACGCTCTTCATGGCGATTGATTTTGCCTTCCTGGCCCTATCTTCATCCCGGAGGTCCGGGGGCTCTGCCCCCGGCGCAAGGGTGCGGGAAGGTGTGATGATCGGATGTGCCGCCCTCATCGTAGAATCGTTCCTGGAATCTCGCACCGGGGGGTTGCACCCCCCGGACCCCCCACGACGAAGATCGGTGGGGGCGGCAATGAAGTGGTCGCCCTATGTGGTGTCCTGCTCCGAAGAGGGAGCAAGGATCCACTCACCAGAGACCACCAGAAATATTCATCCCGTATGCTTGAGCCCAGGGTTCATGCCCGATTCAACAGATCCAGAAAATTACACCTCACGGAAAAATCGAAGACAAAGATATCAGACAAAAAAAAGGGGGTTGTCCACGGCCCTCAGTTCAGAGCCGCATCGATCTCTTTTTTGATCAGGGGCATGGAGATCCGCCCGACCGGCGTCACCCGCCCGTTGACCAGAATGATCGGGAGCGGAGGCTGGTGTTCCTCGACGATCTTCTGGACATAGTCCGGCACCCCATCGTCGAGGAGCGTGAACTTCACCGCGACCTGCCCCGGGTACTCGGCCATGAGCCGGTCTTTGAGGGCATCGACCGCTTTCACCAGGTTCTCGGAGGGGGAGCAGGCATGAAGGTCGCAGCTGCGCTGTTCATTGCAGGGGAACGGCCCGCATGACCCGTACGAAAACCCGATAATCTCGATCTCAGCATGATCAGCCATGATCACCTGTTGGCGCCGGCCCGATATGAGTATTTGTTCGGTACTAGAGAGGCGGCACCGAGTCGATCCCCTCCAGCACTCCGGAGAGACGCTCGCGCACCTCCTCCTCCCATCCCGCAATCGCCCTGATGTCGGTCAGGTCGTCCACCCCGTCGAGGAGCACCTCCCCCGCCGTCCTGACCCCGAGGGAGGTGAAGAACGCACCGACGACCCGCCGCACACACTCGAAGTTCTCCGAGCCCCTGCGTCCGGCCACCGCAAGGAGGAGCCCGGCCTGCTCCCGTCCCCGGACGCCGGCGAGGGCGCGCCCGGCTCGGAGGGCCTGGCACCGGTCGATGACCGCCTTCAGCGCCGCCGGGACGGTCTCGGTGTACACGGGCGTGCAGACGACGATGAGCCGCGCATGGTCCAGGGCCGGGACCACCTCGTCCATCCGGTCCTCGATGACGCACCTGCCTGAATTAAAACAGCGGTAACACGCGGTGCAGGGCTCCACCCCGAACCTGTCAGGGGAGATGACCTCGCAGCGCAGCCCGGCCTCGTTGCACCGGTCCGCCACCCATCCGGCAAGGACCGCTGAGTTCCCGTGCGGGCGCGGACTGCCCTGAAGGAGCACCGCCCCGGCCGCGGGTGCGCGCGGCCGCCCGGCGGCCAGCGGCTCGGGCGGGTGGAGGAGGAAGGTGTCGGGCCTGAGCGGAAGTTCCTCTTTCAGCCGGAAAAAAGCGGTCACGGCGACGTTGTGCGCGGTCTGCATGCTGCCCGGCGGGTACTCGTAGGTGTTGGTATGGTACGTGTACAGCACGTCGCCGCCCGCGCGTAACTCCAGCGTGTAGCGTGTCATGCCTGAGAGCACCTCCGAGAGATCCTCGCTGAAGAGGACCAGTTCGCACCTCTCCCCTCGCACCTCAACCTCTGCCGATTTCAGGAGCACCGCCTCAGCCATCCCCCTCACCTACGACGAGAGAGGGACCCTCCCCATATAACCCTTCCCACCCTGCGGGGGGGGACATCCCCATATGTTAAAAAGGTGCATGGCGCAATGAATATGGTAATTCAATGAAGGCGGTTCTGGGTCTTGAAGACGGCGAATTCGTTGTCGGAGAGGGATTTGGTGTTGAAGGCTCCTGTTCCGGGGAACTGGTCTTCAGCACGCAGATGACCGGGTACATGGAGGCGCTGACCGATCCGAGTTATGCGGGTCAGCTCCTCATGTTCACCTTCCCTCTCGTCGGCAATTATGGCGTAGACCATGATAATTTCCAGAGTCCGGGGGTGTGTGCCCTTGGGTGCATTACACGGGAAGTGTGTACGCATCCGACAACCCTTCCCTCACTCCCTGACTTTTTTGAAGAAAACAATCTTTTTGGCATCACCGGCGTCGACACCCGGAGGCTCACCGTCAAGACGAGGGAGCACGGGACGATGCGGGCCGCCCTCATCGTCGGGAGCGACGACGGGGAGGAAGCGGTGCGGATGGCCCGCGCCGCCCCCGACGTCGCGGAGACTGACCTCATCCCGCAGGTCTCCTGCGACGAGCCCTTCCGCATCCCTGGGAGGGGCAAGCGGATCGCGGTCATGGACCTCGGGATCAAAAAGAACATCGTGATCAGCCTTGCAAGGCGCGGCGCGGACCTCTACCTCTTCCCGCACGACGCCACGCCGGCAGAGATCGGGGCCTGCGAGCCCGAGGCCCTCTTCATCACCAACGGGCCGGGCGACCCCCAGCGGGCCACCGGCGCCATCAACGCGGTGAAGCACTACCTGGGCGAACTGCCGGTCTTCGGGATCTGCATGGGCAACCAGGTGGCCGCGCTCGCCCTGGGGGCCGAGACCTACAAGATGAAGTTCGGGCACCGCGGCTCGAACCAGCCGGTCAGGCACATGAACGGACAGATCTACATCACCACGCAGAACCACGGCTTCGCGGTGGACGCCGGGACCCTCCCCGAAGGGTGCCGGGTCGCCTACGAGAACGTCAACGACGGCAGCCTCGAAGGGTTCTGCGACGAAGACCTCAACCTCTTCTGTGTCCAGTTCCACCCCGAGGCCCATGGTGGGCCGCACGATACCGAACGTCCCATCTTCGACCTGATGTACAGGAGGATCGTCTGATGCCGCGCAACCAGCAGATCAAGAAGGCGCTGATCATCGGGTCGGGCCCGATCCAGATCGGTCAGGCCGCAGAGTTCGACTTCTCGGGCTCGCAGGCCTGCCGCGCCCTCAGGGAGGAAGGGGTCGAGGTGGTCCTGGTCAACTCCAACCCGGCGACCATCCAGACCGACCCCGAGATGGCAGAGCGGGTGTACATCGAGCCGCTCCAGGCCGAGATCATCGCAAAGATCATCGAGAAGGAGAAGCCCGACGGGATTCTCTCGGGTATGGGCGGCCAGACCGGGCTGAACATGACAGCCGAACTTGCGGAGATGGGCGCCCTTGACGGCGTCGAGATCCTGGGCACGCCGCTCGAGGCGATCTACGAGGGGGAGGACCGTGAGAAGTTCAAGGCCCTGATGAACCGGATCGGCGAACCTGTGCCGAGGAGCATGATCCTTGAACATATCGAGGACCTCGGCAAGGCACTCGAAGTGGTCGGCCTGCCGGCGATCATCAGGCCCGCGTACACCCTCGGCGGTGCGGGCGGCGGGATCGCTCACACCGAGGAAGAACTCCGTCGGATCGTCGACGTCGGTCTCAACCGCTCGCGTATTCACCAGGTGCTCATCGAAGAGTCGGTGATGGGCTGGAAGGAGATCGAGTTCGAGGTGATGCGCGACGCCGCCGATACCTGCATCATCATCTGCGGGATGGAGAACGTCGACCCGATGGGCGTCCACACCGGCGAGTCGGTCGTCGTCGCCCCGATCCTGACCCTGCGCGACGACGAGTTCCAGATGATGCGCTCGGCGGCGATCAAGATCATCCGCGCCCTGAACGTCCAGGGCGGGTGCAACATCCAGTTCGCCTACAAGGAGGGCGATTACCGGGTCATCGAGGTCAACCCGCGCGTCTCGCGTTCCTCGGCCCTCGCCTCCAAGGCGACCGGGTACCCGATCGCGCGGGTGGCGGCCAAGATTGCTATCGGTCTGCACCTCGACGAGATCACCAACTCGGTCACCGGCGTGACGCCCGCCTCCTTCGAACCGGCCATCGACTATGTCGTCGTCAAGGTTCCGCGCTGGCCCTTCGACAAGTTCAAGACCGCCGACCGTACGCTCACCACGGCGATGAAGTCGACCGGCGAAGTAATGGCCATCGGCCGGACCATCGAGGAGGCCTTCAAGAAGGCGATGCGCTCGCTCGACACCGACGTGCGCGAGCACACCAACGCGAACGAGATCAGGATGATCCTCTCCAGCCCCACCGACGAGCGCTTCGGTTGTCTCTTCGACGCCGTCAGGCAGGGGATGAGCGTGGAGGAGATCGCCGGGCTCACCAATATCACGCCCTTCTTCCTGGAGAAGGTCAGGCACATCGTCGAGATCGAGGACCGGCTCAAAGCGGAGAAGAGCGAGGAGTCGGTGCGGGTCGCCAAGAACTACGGTTTCTCCAACACCGAGATCGTCGACCTCACCGGGATGGATGCGGAGACGGTCGAGCGGATCGCCGGCCGGCCGACCTACAAGATGGTCGACACCTGCGCCGCCGAGTTCCCGGCACAGACGCCGTACCTCTACTCCACCTGGGAGGAGGAGAACGAGGACCTCCATGACGAGCGCAAGAAGGTGCTCATCCTCGGCTCAGGCCCGATCCGGATCGGGCAGGGGATCGAGTTCGATTACTGCACCGTCCATGCGGTCACCGCAGTGCGGGAGGAGGGCGTCGCCGTCCACATCGTCAACAACAACCCTGAGACGGTCTCCACCGACTTCGACACCTCTGACCGGCTCTTCTTTGAGCCGATGCAGCTGGAGGACGTCGTCAACATCCTCACAAACGACGATTACGACGGGGTGATGGTCCAGTTCGGCGGGCAGAACTCGGTGAACCTGGCCATCCCGATCGAGCAGGAGATCGCACGCCTCGGGCTCAAGACGAGGGTGCTTGGCACCTCACCGGACGCCATGGACATGGCCGAGGACCGCGACCGCTTCAGCGTCCTCCTGGACAAACTCGAGATCCCCTCGGCCCCGAACAGTTCGGCCTACTCCGAGGAGGAGGCCAGGTCAATCGCCGAAGATATCGGATACCCGGTTCTGGTCAGGCCGAGTTATGTGCTGGGCGGCCGGGCGATGGAGATCGTCCACGACGAGGTCGAACTGGACAGTTACATGAAGGAAGCGGTGCGGGTCTCGAAGCAGCACCCGGTGCTCATCGACCGTTTCCTCCAGGACGCCTTTGAACTCGACGTGGACGCCGTCTGCGACGGGGAGGAGGTGCTCATCGGCGGCGTGATGGAGCATATCGAGGAGGCCGGCGTCCACTCCGGCGACTCGGCCTGCGTCATCCCCACCCAGTCCCTGCCGGCGTCGGTGATCGACCGGGTGAAGGACTACACTCGCCGGATCGCCCTGGAGATGGGAGTCGTCGGGCTCATCAACATCCAGCTTGCGGTCAAGGACGACGTCGTCTATGTGCTCGAAGCAAACCCGCGGGCAAGCAGGACGGTGCCCTTCGTCTCGAAGGCGACCGGGCTCCCGCTCGCGAAGATCGCCGCGAAGGTGATGATGGGACGCAAACTCGCCGAACTCGGCTACGAGGAGCGGACCATCTCCCATGTGGCCGTCAAGGAGGTGCTCCTGCCCTTCAACAAACTTCCGGGCGTCGACACGGTCCTCGGCCCCGAGATGAAGTCGACCGGCGAGGTGATGGGTCTGGACTATGACTTCGGCCGGGCCTACTACAAGGCCTGCCTCGCCGCGGACAACGACCTGCCCCTCGAGGGCAATGTCTTCATCTCGGTCTCCGACGAGCAGAAGGAGTCGGTCGTCCCGGTCGCCAGGAAACTCCAGGCACTCGGGCTAACCATCTACTGCACGGGCGGCACGGCCGAGTACCTCAGCCAGTCAGGAGTCGAGGTGAAGATGGTCAGGAAGGTCCAGGAGGGCTCGCCCAACGTCGTCGACATGATGCGTAAAGGGGAGATCAGCCTGATCATCAACATCCCCTCGGACAAGCAGTCCCGCCACGACCACTACACCATCATGCGGGTGGCCATCGACTACTCGGTGCCCTACATCACCACCCTCTCCGCAGCCGAGGCGGCGGCGCAGGCGATCGAGGTGATGAAGCACGAGGAGATCACCATCGAGCCCCTGAACCACTATATCGGGAAGGCCTGAGGGTCTTCTTTTTTCATTTTTTGGGTCTGTAGATATTCTTTGATGGACTCTTAGGCGGGGGACGCCACAGGGTACGTGATCCCCTGAAAAGCGATCGGCTCTTTCCTGTCCCGGTTCTATCCTCGGGGTCATGACAACAGGACAAGTGTGATGATCGGATATGCCGTCCCTTATTGCGGGATCTTTTCTGCCATCTCGCGTGAGGATAGGGCGGAGACGCCACAGGGGAGGGGAATCCCGCTGGAAAGAGAGCGGCCCTCTCCCGTCCAGGTTCTATCTTCGGGGTCACGACGACGGGGAGGTGTGGTGATCAAGAATGTGCCGTCCCCTCATCATCGGATCTGTTCTGTTGTCTCGCGTGAAGATAGGGGGGGACGGCACGGGGCGCGTGATCCCGCGGGATAATGATCTCCCCTCTCCCGTCAGGAGGTCAATCTTCGGGGTCACGACGACGGGACGGCGTGATGATCAGAATGTGCTGCCCCCCCATCGCAGGATCTTTCCCACAGTCTCGCGTGAAGATAAGGGGGGCGGTGAGAGCCCAAATTCGTTTCTGTTGTTTTGTCGTGAGTTGAGACGTGAGAATCTCCGACATGACCTTCCCGGCCCTATCTTCATCCCGGGGGTCCGGGGGCAGCGCCCCCGGCACCGATGTTTGGGAAGGCGTGATGATCCGATGTGCCGCCCTCATCGTAGAATCGTTCCTGGAATCGTGCACCGGGGGGTTGCACCCGCCGGACCCCCCACGACGAAGATGTGCGGGGGCGGCAATGAAGTGGTCGCCCTATGTGGTGTCCTGCTCCGAAGAGGGAACAAGGATCCACGCACCAGAGACCACCAGGAATGTTCATCCCGTATGCTTGAACCCAGGGTTCATGCCTGATTCTACACAGCCGAAAAAAGTTAAAAAGTCCCGGCCGCGATCCCGTTCAACTCGTCGATAAGTTCCGCCAGTGCCGGCGGGACTGCTCCGTCCTCTGCATGGATCGTCTTGCCTGCGGCGGTCACCTCGTACGAGAAGAGGTCATAGCCCTGGCATGCCGGGCGGTACTCCGGCCCGAGACGCTGGTAGGCCTCAGAGGTGATGATCGCGGTGATGTTGTCCATTGTCTGCTGGTTGAGAGGGACGAGAATCTCTTCGCCGTGCCTGGAGACGATTGCGGTGTTGTTTGTATAGACGACGACGGTGTCGTTGGCGCCCATGAACCCGCCGCTGAGGTGGTACTCGACGAGCGTCCTGTCGGCATCCTCAGGAGCGCCGGCCGATGAGGTGCACCCGGCCGCCAGGAGGGCGAGGAGGAGGCAGCCTGTGATGAGGAGGGTGTGAATCGATCGCATAGTATGGATATGATCCGACGTCCTCTCCGATAACCGGTCCTGTGACTGCGAGATATTTTGCAGTCATCAGAGGAATGCTCCCGGCTCCCTGTCAGAAAAGCCCGGACCCGACCTCAACCCCCTTCTTTTCGCTCCCCTCCTT
Encoded proteins:
- a CDS encoding flavodoxin family protein — encoded protein: MAEAVLLKSAEVEVRGERCELVLFSEDLSEVLSGMTRYTLELRAGGDVLYTYHTNTYEYPPGSMQTAHNVAVTAFFRLKEELPLRPDTFLLHPPEPLAAGRPRAPAAGAVLLQGSPRPHGNSAVLAGWVADRCNEAGLRCEVISPDRFGVEPCTACYRCFNSGRCVIEDRMDEVVPALDHARLIVVCTPVYTETVPAALKAVIDRCQALRAGRALAGVRGREQAGLLLAVAGRRGSENFECVRRVVGAFFTSLGVRTAGEVLLDGVDDLTDIRAIAGWEEEVRERLSGVLEGIDSVPPL
- the carA gene encoding glutamine-hydrolyzing carbamoyl-phosphate synthase small subunit, coding for MKAVLGLEDGEFVVGEGFGVEGSCSGELVFSTQMTGYMEALTDPSYAGQLLMFTFPLVGNYGVDHDNFQSPGVCALGCITREVCTHPTTLPSLPDFFEENNLFGITGVDTRRLTVKTREHGTMRAALIVGSDDGEEAVRMARAAPDVAETDLIPQVSCDEPFRIPGRGKRIAVMDLGIKKNIVISLARRGADLYLFPHDATPAEIGACEPEALFITNGPGDPQRATGAINAVKHYLGELPVFGICMGNQVAALALGAETYKMKFGHRGSNQPVRHMNGQIYITTQNHGFAVDAGTLPEGCRVAYENVNDGSLEGFCDEDLNLFCVQFHPEAHGGPHDTERPIFDLMYRRIV
- the carB gene encoding carbamoyl-phosphate synthase large subunit, with product MPRNQQIKKALIIGSGPIQIGQAAEFDFSGSQACRALREEGVEVVLVNSNPATIQTDPEMAERVYIEPLQAEIIAKIIEKEKPDGILSGMGGQTGLNMTAELAEMGALDGVEILGTPLEAIYEGEDREKFKALMNRIGEPVPRSMILEHIEDLGKALEVVGLPAIIRPAYTLGGAGGGIAHTEEELRRIVDVGLNRSRIHQVLIEESVMGWKEIEFEVMRDAADTCIIICGMENVDPMGVHTGESVVVAPILTLRDDEFQMMRSAAIKIIRALNVQGGCNIQFAYKEGDYRVIEVNPRVSRSSALASKATGYPIARVAAKIAIGLHLDEITNSVTGVTPASFEPAIDYVVVKVPRWPFDKFKTADRTLTTAMKSTGEVMAIGRTIEEAFKKAMRSLDTDVREHTNANEIRMILSSPTDERFGCLFDAVRQGMSVEEIAGLTNITPFFLEKVRHIVEIEDRLKAEKSEESVRVAKNYGFSNTEIVDLTGMDAETVERIAGRPTYKMVDTCAAEFPAQTPYLYSTWEEENEDLHDERKKVLILGSGPIRIGQGIEFDYCTVHAVTAVREEGVAVHIVNNNPETVSTDFDTSDRLFFEPMQLEDVVNILTNDDYDGVMVQFGGQNSVNLAIPIEQEIARLGLKTRVLGTSPDAMDMAEDRDRFSVLLDKLEIPSAPNSSAYSEEEARSIAEDIGYPVLVRPSYVLGGRAMEIVHDEVELDSYMKEAVRVSKQHPVLIDRFLQDAFELDVDAVCDGEEVLIGGVMEHIEEAGVHSGDSACVIPTQSLPASVIDRVKDYTRRIALEMGVVGLINIQLAVKDDVVYVLEANPRASRTVPFVSKATGLPLAKIAAKVMMGRKLAELGYEERTISHVAVKEVLLPFNKLPGVDTVLGPEMKSTGEVMGLDYDFGRAYYKACLAADNDLPLEGNVFISVSDEQKESVVPVARKLQALGLTIYCTGGTAEYLSQSGVEVKMVRKVQEGSPNVVDMMRKGEISLIINIPSDKQSRHDHYTIMRVAIDYSVPYITTLSAAEAAAQAIEVMKHEEITIEPLNHYIGKA